GGACAACTGTTCTCTCTTAAATCAGGTGGTGTGGATAAATATGCGGAAACTCAAGTTTGACAGCTAAATTGACACAAAAAGGATAAAATATTATAATTGTTAAGAAATTAATTATTATATTCTAGAATGGGGGTATTTTAATTGTTTAACGTTTATATTTGCGTTGGAAGCTCATGCCATCTAAAGGGTTCTTATAAAATAATAAAAATATTTCAGGATCTTATAAAACAGTATAACCTTGAAGATAAAATTGAGATAAAAGCATCATTTTGTCTTGGGCATTGCACAAACGGCGTCGCATTAAAATTGGGAGAAAATTTTATAGACAACGTCTCCATAACAAATGCAAAAGATGTATTTGAGAAACAGATACTCAAAGAAGCCGGTGTAAATATATAGAACGGGTGAAAAAAATGGATTTTTTCGTAGATGCAGATTATGAAAGCCTAAATAAATATAACGAGGAGCTTTGTGGCGATAAAGTTGAAATAATACGCAATAAAGACTCGGTTATCATAGTGCTGGCAGACGGTTTGGGAAGCGGAGTAAAAGCTAATATACTTTCTACCCTTACAAGCAAGATTATCGGGACGATGCTGTCCCATGAAGCCACTATAGATGAAGCCGTGGAAACTATAGCAAATACTCTTCCGGTATGCAAAGAAAGAGGGATAGCATATTCTACATTTTCCATACTTCAAATATTCAATAACGGAGAAAGCTATCTTGCTGAGTTTGATAATCCATCAATAATAACGCTAAGGAATGGTAAATATTTTAATCTCCAGGGAAAATCGAGAAATATAAACGGCAGAATTATAAATGAAAGCAGATTCCATGCAGGTCTTGATGATACATTTATAATTATGAGCGACGGTGCGGTTCATGCAGGCATAGGCCAGGTTTTGAATTTCGGATGGCAATGGGACAACATTAAAGAATACGCTGAAAGAATATATAAAAAGTCCATGACCGCAAAAAATTTTGCAAACCTCTTGCTTGCCGTATGCAATAATTTATATGCCCAAAAGCCTGGTGACGATACCACAATCGTCGCTGTCAAGATTAGAAAGGGTTTAAATGTCAATGTATTAATCGGGCCTCCTGTCGATAGAGACCTCGATGATTATGTTGTAAAAAAATTCATAAAAAGCGATGGCAAAAAAGTAGTATGCGGTGGAACGACATCCCAGATAGTATGCCGCGTCCTCGACAAAAAAATGAGGACAAATCTAAATTATGTCAATCCTTCCGTACCTCCTACCGCAGATATTGACGGCATTGACCTCACATGCGAAGGCGTCCTTACGATGAGCAAAGCCGTAGATTATGCGAAAAAATATATATCAGCAGATGCCTCCCTCCGCAACTCATTTGATTTAAACAAACAGGACGGTGCCTCGAGGCTTGCTAAACTTCTGCTTGAAGACTGTACGTCTGCCCACTTTTATGTAGGAAGGGCAATAAATCCCGCCCATCAAAACCCCGAATTTCCGCTGAGTTTAGGCTTAAAACTGAAACTTGTTGAAGAAATGGCAGAATGCCTCAAATCCCTCGGTAAACAGGTTACAGTGGAGTATGCTTAATCTGCATCGCTTCCCCTTACGGTCCGTACTTTTATTATACATTTTACTCCGTCAGCCATCGCTTGATTTCTTGATAGAGGCGCTCCGTTTTATCCTGAGATTTATCGTTGACAATTATATAAGCCGGATTATCCCCTTTCAATTTAAGGACAATGTATTTGTCGACTTTATTGTAAATGTACAGCATGCATTTCCCATATCCATTAATTGAAAAATGTCCGTAGCTTTTGTTCAGGCCTCCGTATCCGTTCGTACGAGTACCTACCGGAATTCTGTCGATTGTAGACAGCGAAACAACCTGATTCTTCTCAACGCTCCTGTCATACATGGCCGCATCAATTATAATCCTGGAACCATTTTCAGTTATCGTATAATCCTTGAAGCCCCCATAAAAAATAGTACTGAAAATAAGCAAAAGCAAAACAATGATCCCAAAGCCGATGGCCTTTCCGACAGGGTTTCCGATATTAATTGTAAAGCCCATGCTTGCAATCCTTTTAGGCACAATTATTCTGGGATCATTGGGATTATAGTAGCATCCCCATTTCCATGTGCTTTCCTGTTCAAAAATATCCCTTTCCTGCATTTCACCGAAAAAGTTGTTTTCCGCAGTGCGGATTTTTTTCCGCTGCCAGTAAGCGATCATAATTGGAACGGTTACCAGAATGATGGCCGATAAAACGACAAATATAGCATTTTTTTCATAGATTACAGAGATATTAAACATGACCCAAAATACAAACATGGCAAAAGCTAAAAGTGTAGCTGCCATTGTATTGATACGCTCTTCCGTCCTTGCACATGCCTTGTTGATCTCCGTGTTATCACTCAGCGCCGGTACATGTCTATGTCTCATTTGATAATATAAGTAAATCGCATTTAACTGGCACAGAGGGCCGATAAGACTGAATCCGATCGGATAAGACTCCCGTGCTTTTGCATGCAGGAGCAGAAAAACCGCAGGTATAAAGCTCAGAAATA
The sequence above is drawn from the Clostridiales bacterium genome and encodes:
- a CDS encoding (2Fe-2S) ferredoxin domain-containing protein, which translates into the protein MFNVYICVGSSCHLKGSYKIIKIFQDLIKQYNLEDKIEIKASFCLGHCTNGVALKLGENFIDNVSITNAKDVFEKQILKEAGVNI
- a CDS encoding SpoIIE family protein phosphatase, with product MDFFVDADYESLNKYNEELCGDKVEIIRNKDSVIIVLADGLGSGVKANILSTLTSKIIGTMLSHEATIDEAVETIANTLPVCKERGIAYSTFSILQIFNNGESYLAEFDNPSIITLRNGKYFNLQGKSRNINGRIINESRFHAGLDDTFIIMSDGAVHAGIGQVLNFGWQWDNIKEYAERIYKKSMTAKNFANLLLAVCNNLYAQKPGDDTTIVAVKIRKGLNVNVLIGPPVDRDLDDYVVKKFIKSDGKKVVCGGTTSQIVCRVLDKKMRTNLNYVNPSVPPTADIDGIDLTCEGVLTMSKAVDYAKKYISADASLRNSFDLNKQDGASRLAKLLLEDCTSAHFYVGRAINPAHQNPEFPLSLGLKLKLVEEMAECLKSLGKQVTVEYA
- a CDS encoding DUF5808 domain-containing protein, with protein sequence MLQLLLIATWLIFGTMSVCALSYKDHRDNQILGVTLSREHAKHPEVQKVIKKFKIACYLVLLISIAFSFLMPAKMIGQYAEFYMLVLITANIFANWFVIHFYQQGLLSIKKEKAWIYKRTRVVTVDMNVSKEKGKSSVASIWAWLFLFLSFIPAVFLLLHAKARESYPIGFSLIGPLCQLNAIYLYYQMRHRHVPALSDNTEINKACARTEERINTMAATLLAFAMFVFWVMFNISVIYEKNAIFVVLSAIILVTVPIMIAYWQRKKIRTAENNFFGEMQERDIFEQESTWKWGCYYNPNDPRIIVPKRIASMGFTINIGNPVGKAIGFGIIVLLLLIFSTIFYGGFKDYTITENGSRIIIDAAMYDRSVEKNQVVSLSTIDRIPVGTRTNGYGGLNKSYGHFSINGYGKCMLYIYNKVDKYIVLKLKGDNPAYIIVNDKSQDKTERLYQEIKRWLTE